Proteins encoded in a region of the Mycobacterium branderi genome:
- a CDS encoding class III extradiol ring-cleavage dioxygenase family protein, protein MLGAIAIIPSAPVLVPQLAGAAAAEVADVRAAVIAAAAALPPQWVGIGVGGADAVLGPESVGTFAGFGADLLVRLSPDAAGGPTELPLCALFTGWVRGQAQPNARAQVRVYSAGLGADAARACGRQLRAELEQAAEPVGVLVLADGANTLTAAAPGGHHPDDVDVQRGLDDALATGDVAALNALPDRVVGRVAFQVLAGLAEPAPRSAKELYRGAPYGVGYFAGVWQP, encoded by the coding sequence GTGCTGGGCGCCATTGCGATCATTCCGTCGGCGCCGGTGCTGGTTCCGCAGCTGGCCGGAGCCGCGGCCGCCGAGGTAGCCGACGTTCGGGCAGCGGTGATTGCCGCGGCCGCTGCGCTGCCCCCGCAGTGGGTTGGCATCGGCGTAGGCGGGGCGGACGCCGTGTTAGGACCGGAGAGCGTCGGGACCTTTGCGGGTTTCGGCGCCGACTTGCTCGTGCGCTTGTCACCCGATGCGGCCGGCGGGCCGACCGAATTACCGCTGTGCGCATTGTTCACCGGCTGGGTGCGCGGGCAGGCCCAGCCCAACGCGCGGGCCCAGGTGCGTGTCTATTCCGCCGGTCTCGGCGCCGACGCGGCACGAGCCTGCGGACGCCAACTGCGCGCCGAGCTCGAGCAGGCCGCCGAGCCGGTCGGCGTGCTGGTTCTCGCCGACGGCGCCAACACCCTGACCGCCGCCGCGCCTGGCGGCCACCACCCCGACGACGTCGACGTTCAGCGTGGGCTCGACGACGCGCTGGCCACCGGTGATGTCGCCGCGTTGAACGCGTTGCCGGACCGGGTCGTCGGCCGGGTGGCGTTCCAGGTGCTGGCGGGGCTCGCCGAGCCGGCGCCGCGATCGGCCAAGGAGCTCTACCGCGGGGCGCCCTACGGGGTGGGCTACTTCGCCGGCGTCTGGCAGCCGTGA
- a CDS encoding DMT family transporter yields MWKTDLAALIALCAALASAFGDVIRQRSAQEITDKQVGHLELFGMSLRDPRWWLGGAGAVANYALQAAALALASVMLVTSLQVTALLFALPIYARFTHHRVTRWEWMWAALLAVALAVVVIVGDPTVGHSRASLGTWIVVAVVMGPALVLCVLGARIWSGGPTSAVLLAVVAGSSLALFAVLTKGVVEVLEGGFGAVLRAPEFYAWIPSALAGMIFQQSAFRAGALTASLPTITVAKPVVASALGVIVLGESLRIDGAEGFVLTAAVAMVIIATVALARGEAATIAAGTGRDVPSIPESTASLRR; encoded by the coding sequence ATGTGGAAGACGGATCTTGCAGCGCTGATCGCACTGTGCGCCGCATTGGCGTCCGCGTTCGGGGATGTGATTCGTCAGCGCTCCGCGCAGGAGATCACCGACAAACAGGTCGGCCACCTCGAGCTGTTCGGCATGTCGCTGCGCGACCCCCGATGGTGGTTGGGCGGCGCGGGTGCCGTCGCCAACTACGCGCTGCAGGCCGCGGCGCTGGCGTTAGCTTCGGTGATGTTGGTGACGTCGCTGCAGGTGACGGCGCTGCTGTTCGCCCTGCCGATCTACGCGCGCTTCACCCATCACCGGGTCACCCGTTGGGAGTGGATGTGGGCGGCGCTGTTGGCGGTGGCACTGGCGGTGGTGGTCATCGTCGGTGACCCGACCGTCGGTCATTCGCGAGCGTCGTTGGGTACCTGGATCGTGGTGGCCGTGGTGATGGGCCCGGCCCTGGTCTTGTGCGTACTGGGAGCGCGGATCTGGTCCGGCGGTCCCACGTCGGCGGTGCTGCTTGCGGTGGTCGCGGGTTCGTCGCTGGCGCTGTTCGCGGTGCTGACCAAAGGTGTCGTCGAAGTGCTCGAAGGCGGCTTCGGGGCGGTGTTGCGGGCACCGGAGTTCTACGCCTGGATACCGTCTGCGCTGGCCGGGATGATCTTTCAGCAGTCGGCGTTTCGGGCCGGCGCGCTGACCGCCTCGTTGCCGACGATCACCGTGGCCAAGCCCGTGGTGGCCTCGGCGCTGGGTGTCATCGTGCTGGGCGAGTCCCTGCGGATCGACGGCGCCGAAGGCTTCGTGCTGACGGCGGCCGTCGCGATGGTGATCATCGCGACGGTGGCGCTGGCCCGCGGCGAGGCCGCCACCATTGCCGCCGGCACCGGCCGCGATGTGCCGAGCATCCCCGAGTCCACGGCGTCGCTGAGGCGCTAG
- a CDS encoding DMT family transporter: MTCVDIAAVLALVAALISGIGDVVRQRSAQEITDEPVGHLELFRMSLRDTRWWVGGVAAAASFGLQAVALALGSVVLVQALQVTALLFALPINARVTGQPVTRREWMWAVLLAGAVAVFVTVGDPAAGHQRASFGGWAVASAVLGPALVLCVLAARICAGAVAAALLAVVSASSWALFAVLTKGVVDVLPNGFGALLRTPELYAWVAVALVGTVFQQSSFRASALTASLPTMTVAEPVVASVLGVTLLGETLDADGPEIVALAASVIVVIVATVALARGEAATMAGGDEAAIPTAELDVVPAAAGTGAVPLGPAQ; encoded by the coding sequence ATCACGTGCGTCGATATCGCGGCGGTGCTTGCGCTGGTCGCAGCGCTGATCTCCGGGATCGGGGACGTGGTCCGTCAGCGTTCCGCGCAGGAGATCACCGACGAACCGGTCGGCCACCTCGAACTGTTCCGCATGTCGTTGCGCGACACCCGATGGTGGGTGGGCGGCGTGGCGGCGGCCGCCAGTTTCGGCCTGCAGGCCGTGGCACTAGCCCTGGGATCGGTGGTGCTGGTCCAGGCGCTGCAGGTGACCGCGCTGCTGTTCGCGCTTCCGATCAACGCGCGGGTGACCGGACAGCCGGTGACCCGGAGGGAGTGGATGTGGGCGGTGCTGCTGGCCGGCGCGGTCGCCGTCTTCGTCACTGTCGGCGATCCGGCAGCGGGCCACCAGCGGGCCTCGTTCGGCGGCTGGGCGGTGGCGTCCGCGGTGCTTGGCCCGGCCCTGGTGTTGTGTGTGCTTGCGGCGCGGATCTGCGCCGGAGCGGTCGCCGCGGCGCTGCTGGCGGTGGTGTCGGCGTCGTCGTGGGCGTTGTTCGCGGTGCTGACCAAGGGCGTCGTCGACGTCTTGCCGAACGGGTTCGGGGCGCTGCTGCGCACGCCGGAGCTCTACGCCTGGGTCGCGGTCGCGCTGGTCGGCACGGTGTTTCAGCAGTCGTCGTTCCGCGCCAGCGCCCTGACTGCCTCGCTGCCGACGATGACGGTGGCCGAGCCGGTGGTCGCCTCGGTGCTGGGGGTGACGCTGCTCGGCGAGACGCTGGACGCCGACGGCCCCGAGATCGTTGCCCTGGCCGCGTCGGTGATCGTGGTGATCGTCGCGACGGTCGCGCTGGCCCGCGGCGAGGCCGCGACCATGGCGGGCGGTGACGAGGCGGCGATCCCAACCGCGGAGCTCGATGTCGTGCCAGCCGCGGCGGGCACGGGCGCCGTCCCGCTCGGCCCGGCGCAATAG
- a CDS encoding DUF349 domain-containing protein: MADEPRSNQSRPVPRPGPRPGPRPTPRPSPHPVIAPLATDPHRFGRVDPDGTVWLISASGERVIGSWQAGDPEAAFAHFGRRFDDLSTEVALMEERLASGTGDARKIKANAAALAETLPTASVLGDVDALAARLAAIADHADAVAAEDRARREEHRAAQTARKEALAAEAEELAANSTQWKAAGDRLRAILDEWKTIGGLDRKTDDALWKRYSAARETFNRRRGSHFAELDRERAGAREVKERLCRRAEELAESTDWSATSAEFRKLLTEWKGAGRAARDVDDSLWHRFKAAQDTFFKARNAATAERDAELRANAAAKEALLAEAEKIDTSNLEAARAALRTIAEKWDAIGKVPRERSAELERRLRAVEKKVREAGESDWADPQAQARAEQFKARAEQFERQAAKAEAAGRDKEAEEAKANAEQWRQWADAAAEALKS; encoded by the coding sequence ATGGCTGACGAGCCCCGCAGCAACCAATCCAGGCCGGTGCCCCGGCCCGGGCCGCGTCCCGGTCCTCGACCCACCCCCAGACCGTCGCCTCACCCCGTGATTGCGCCGCTGGCCACCGATCCGCACCGGTTCGGCCGCGTCGACCCCGACGGCACAGTGTGGCTGATCAGCGCCTCCGGTGAGCGGGTGATCGGTTCCTGGCAGGCCGGCGACCCCGAGGCCGCGTTCGCCCACTTCGGCCGGCGATTCGACGATCTGAGCACCGAGGTCGCGCTGATGGAGGAGCGGCTTGCCTCGGGCACCGGCGATGCCCGCAAGATCAAGGCCAACGCCGCGGCGCTGGCCGAGACACTGCCGACGGCAAGCGTGCTCGGTGACGTCGACGCGCTGGCCGCCCGGCTGGCCGCCATCGCCGACCACGCCGACGCGGTGGCCGCCGAGGATCGAGCGCGACGGGAGGAGCACCGCGCCGCCCAGACCGCCCGCAAGGAGGCGCTGGCCGCCGAGGCCGAGGAGCTGGCCGCCAACTCGACGCAGTGGAAAGCCGCCGGCGATCGGCTGCGCGCGATTCTCGACGAGTGGAAGACGATCGGCGGCCTGGACCGCAAAACCGACGACGCGCTGTGGAAGCGCTATTCGGCGGCCCGGGAAACGTTCAACCGGCGGCGCGGATCGCATTTCGCCGAGCTCGACCGGGAGCGGGCCGGTGCCCGCGAGGTCAAAGAGCGACTCTGCCGGCGCGCGGAAGAGCTGGCCGAGTCCACCGACTGGAGCGCCACCAGCGCCGAGTTCCGCAAGCTGCTCACCGAGTGGAAGGGCGCGGGCAGGGCAGCCCGCGACGTCGACGACTCACTGTGGCACCGCTTCAAAGCCGCACAAGACACGTTCTTCAAGGCGCGCAACGCCGCGACGGCCGAACGAGACGCCGAGCTGCGGGCCAACGCCGCCGCCAAGGAGGCGTTGCTGGCCGAGGCGGAAAAGATCGACACCAGCAATCTCGAGGCCGCGCGGGCGGCGCTGCGGACGATCGCCGAGAAGTGGGACGCCATCGGCAAGGTGCCGCGGGAGCGGTCGGCCGAACTGGAGCGGCGACTGCGCGCCGTCGAGAAGAAGGTGCGCGAGGCCGGCGAGTCGGACTGGGCCGATCCGCAGGCGCAGGCCCGCGCCGAGCAGTTCAAGGCCCGCGCCGAGCAGTTCGAACGCCAGGCCGCCAAGGCCGAGGCCGCCGGGCGCGACAAGGAAGCCGAGGAAGCCAAGGCCAACGCGGAGCAGTGGCGGCAGTGGGCCGATGCGGCGGCCGAGGCGCTGAAGTCCTAA
- a CDS encoding Rv2732c family membrane protein, which yields MNAKNDGEFDAFRDDIEAAERRIAREIEPGARALVVSILVFVLLASFILPHTGDVRGWDVLFGSHGSADAAVALPSRVFTWLALVFGVGFSMLALLTRRWALAWVALAGSALASGVGLLAVWSRQTVGAGHPGPGIGLIVAWITVMALTFHWTRVVWSRTIVQLAAEEQRRRAAAQKQSRTLLETLDDDETE from the coding sequence GTGAACGCCAAGAACGATGGCGAGTTCGACGCCTTCCGCGACGACATCGAGGCGGCCGAACGTCGCATTGCCCGCGAAATCGAGCCGGGCGCAAGGGCTTTGGTGGTTTCGATCCTGGTGTTCGTGCTGCTGGCGTCGTTCATCCTGCCGCACACCGGCGACGTGCGCGGCTGGGATGTGCTGTTCGGCAGTCACGGCTCCGCCGACGCCGCCGTGGCGCTGCCGTCGCGGGTATTCACCTGGCTCGCACTGGTATTCGGTGTCGGCTTTTCGATGCTGGCGCTGCTGACCCGGCGCTGGGCGCTGGCCTGGGTGGCGCTGGCCGGCTCCGCGCTGGCCAGCGGTGTGGGCCTGCTGGCCGTATGGTCACGGCAGACGGTGGGGGCGGGGCACCCCGGTCCGGGCATCGGCCTCATCGTGGCGTGGATTACCGTGATGGCGTTGACTTTTCACTGGACACGAGTGGTGTGGTCGCGCACGATCGTGCAACTCGCCGCCGAAGAGCAGCGTCGCCGCGCCGCCGCGCAAAAGCAGTCGCGGACGCTGCTGGAAACCCTCGATGACGACGAGACCGAGTAG
- the miaB gene encoding tRNA (N6-isopentenyl adenosine(37)-C2)-methylthiotransferase MiaB gives MTSTALAGRTYQVRTYGCQMNVHDSERLAGLLEAAGYRKAPDGADADVVVFNTCAVRENADNKLYGNLSHLAPRKRTNPDMQIAVGGCLAQKDRDSVLRKAPWVDVVFGTHNIGSLPTLLDRARHNRAAQVEIAEALQEFPSNLPTARESAYAAWVSISVGCNNSCTFCIVPSLRGKEVDRSPADILAEIRSLVDDGVLEITLLGQNVNAYGVSFADPALPRNRGAFAELLRECGRVDGLERVRFTSPHPAEFTDDVIEAMAQTQNVCPALHMPLQSGSDRVLKAMRRSYRAERYLGIIDRVRAAMPHAAITTDLIVGFPGETEEDFAATLDVVRRARFSAAFTFQYSKRPGTPAAELDGQLPKALVQERYERLVALQEQISLEENRAQIGRTVELLVATGKGRKDERTARMSGRARDGRLVHFAPGANLVRPGDVVTTVVTDAAPHHLIADGQLVAHRRTRAGDAHESAPRGVGLGMPAVRR, from the coding sequence GTGACTTCGACGGCGCTAGCAGGACGGACCTACCAGGTCCGCACCTACGGCTGCCAGATGAACGTCCACGACTCCGAGCGGCTGGCCGGGCTGCTGGAGGCGGCCGGTTACCGAAAAGCGCCCGACGGCGCCGACGCCGACGTGGTCGTCTTCAACACCTGCGCGGTGCGCGAGAACGCCGACAACAAGCTCTACGGCAACCTCAGCCACCTGGCGCCGCGCAAGCGGACCAACCCGGACATGCAGATCGCCGTCGGCGGCTGCCTGGCGCAAAAGGACCGCGATAGCGTGCTGCGCAAGGCGCCCTGGGTCGACGTCGTCTTCGGCACCCACAACATCGGGTCGCTGCCCACGCTGCTGGACCGGGCCCGGCACAACCGGGCGGCGCAGGTGGAGATCGCCGAGGCGCTGCAGGAGTTCCCGTCCAACCTGCCCACCGCCCGCGAATCCGCTTATGCTGCTTGGGTTTCCATTTCGGTCGGCTGCAACAACAGCTGCACGTTCTGCATCGTCCCGTCGCTGCGCGGCAAGGAGGTGGACCGCAGCCCGGCCGACATCCTGGCCGAAATCCGATCCCTGGTCGACGACGGCGTGCTCGAGATCACCCTGCTGGGCCAGAACGTCAACGCGTACGGGGTCTCGTTCGCCGACCCCGCCCTGCCACGCAACCGCGGCGCGTTCGCCGAACTGCTGCGCGAGTGCGGACGCGTCGACGGGCTGGAGCGGGTGCGATTCACCTCACCGCATCCCGCCGAGTTCACCGACGACGTCATCGAGGCAATGGCGCAAACCCAGAACGTCTGCCCGGCCCTGCACATGCCGCTGCAATCGGGCTCCGATCGGGTGCTCAAGGCCATGCGGCGCTCCTACCGCGCCGAGCGCTACCTCGGCATCATTGACCGGGTCCGGGCGGCGATGCCGCACGCCGCGATCACCACGGACCTGATCGTCGGCTTCCCCGGCGAAACGGAGGAGGACTTCGCGGCCACGCTCGACGTAGTGCGACGGGCCCGGTTCTCCGCCGCGTTCACCTTCCAGTACTCCAAGCGTCCCGGCACCCCGGCGGCCGAGCTTGACGGGCAGCTGCCCAAGGCCCTGGTGCAGGAGCGCTACGAGCGGCTTGTCGCGCTCCAGGAGCAGATCTCGCTCGAGGAGAACCGCGCGCAGATCGGGCGCACCGTCGAGCTGCTGGTCGCCACCGGAAAGGGCCGCAAGGACGAGCGCACCGCGCGGATGAGCGGCCGCGCCCGCGACGGCCGGCTGGTGCACTTCGCGCCGGGCGCCAACCTGGTGCGTCCCGGCGACGTCGTCACCACCGTGGTGACCGACGCCGCGCCGCACCACCTGATCGCCGACGGACAGCTTGTTGCCCACCGCCGCACCCGCGCGGGTGACGCCCACGAAAGCGCCCCGCGGGGAGTGGGTTTGGGGATGCCGGCGGTGCGACGGTGA
- a CDS encoding amino acid ABC transporter ATP-binding protein has product MISLRGVNKYFGGHHVLKHIDLDVGRGEVVVVLGPSGSGKSTLCRVINRLETVDSGTIVIDGVELPAEGRALARLRSDVGMVFQSFNLFAHKTVLANVMLAPMKVRRMPKAEARDTAMALLERVGVADQAGKHPAQLSGGQQQRVAIARSLAMSPKVMLFDEPTSALDPEMISEVLAVMTSLAGEGMTMLVVTHEMGFARHAADRVVFMADGAIVEDAEPAVFFEHPQTDRARDFLGKVLNH; this is encoded by the coding sequence ATGATCTCGTTGCGCGGGGTCAACAAGTATTTCGGCGGTCACCACGTGCTCAAACACATCGACCTGGACGTCGGCCGCGGCGAGGTGGTCGTGGTGCTGGGCCCCTCCGGATCGGGCAAGTCGACGCTGTGTCGGGTCATCAACCGGCTGGAGACCGTCGACTCCGGCACGATCGTGATCGACGGTGTCGAACTGCCCGCCGAAGGCCGCGCGTTGGCGCGGCTGCGCTCCGACGTCGGCATGGTGTTCCAGTCGTTCAACCTGTTCGCGCACAAGACGGTGCTGGCCAACGTGATGCTGGCCCCGATGAAGGTCCGCAGGATGCCCAAGGCCGAGGCACGCGACACCGCGATGGCCCTGCTGGAGCGCGTCGGCGTGGCCGACCAGGCCGGCAAGCATCCCGCGCAGCTCTCGGGCGGTCAGCAGCAGCGGGTGGCGATCGCGCGGTCGCTGGCGATGAGCCCCAAGGTGATGCTGTTCGACGAGCCGACCAGCGCGCTGGATCCCGAGATGATCTCCGAGGTGCTGGCGGTGATGACGTCGTTGGCCGGCGAGGGCATGACGATGCTGGTGGTCACCCACGAGATGGGCTTCGCGCGGCATGCCGCCGACCGGGTGGTGTTCATGGCGGACGGGGCGATCGTGGAGGACGCCGAACCGGCCGTCTTTTTCGAGCACCCGCAGACGGACCGTGCGAGAGACTTCCTCGGGAAGGTCCTCAACCACTAG
- a CDS encoding glutamate ABC transporter substrate-binding protein, with the protein MLRLVVIALAVVALAAGCGGGQGGKLVVGVKFDQPGLGLKKPDGTMSGFDVDVARYVARQLGYSADDIVWVEAPAGQREMLIRNGQVDYVVANYSITDARKKKVSFAGPYLIAGQSLLVRTGETGITGPESLQHNKKLCSVAGSTAAQLIKDRYPGVQLQRYDTYSACIEALKNGAVDAVSTDDVILAGFAAQSPGAFKLVGKPFSTEKYGIGLKKDNTTLRNKIDDAIEKMELDGSWKAAFEKNFGESGLAAPKPPTVDRY; encoded by the coding sequence ATGCTGCGGCTCGTCGTGATTGCGCTGGCGGTCGTGGCGCTGGCCGCGGGGTGCGGGGGCGGACAGGGCGGCAAGCTCGTGGTCGGCGTGAAGTTCGACCAACCCGGGCTGGGACTGAAGAAACCCGACGGAACGATGAGCGGTTTCGACGTCGACGTGGCGCGCTACGTCGCCCGGCAGCTCGGCTACTCGGCCGACGACATCGTCTGGGTCGAAGCGCCGGCGGGTCAGCGCGAGATGCTGATCCGCAACGGGCAGGTCGACTACGTCGTTGCCAACTACTCGATCACCGATGCCCGCAAGAAAAAGGTCAGCTTCGCTGGGCCGTATCTGATCGCCGGGCAGAGCTTGTTGGTGCGCACCGGCGAAACCGGGATCACCGGCCCAGAGTCACTGCAACACAACAAGAAGCTGTGCTCGGTCGCGGGTTCCACAGCGGCGCAGCTGATCAAGGACCGCTATCCCGGCGTTCAGTTGCAGCGCTACGACACGTATTCGGCCTGCATCGAAGCGTTGAAGAATGGGGCGGTCGACGCGGTGAGCACTGACGACGTGATCCTTGCCGGCTTCGCCGCGCAGAGCCCCGGTGCCTTCAAGCTGGTCGGTAAGCCGTTTTCCACCGAGAAGTACGGAATCGGGTTGAAGAAGGACAACACGACGCTACGCAACAAGATCGACGACGCGATCGAGAAGATGGAGCTCGACGGGTCGTGGAAAGCCGCCTTCGAGAAGAACTTTGGAGAGTCCGGGCTTGCGGCGCCGAAGCCACCAACGGTCGATCGGTATTGA
- a CDS encoding amino acid ABC transporter permease, which translates to MTMFNEYREQIFSAFWVTVELSVLSAVGALILGTGLAAMRLAPVPALNWIGAVYVNLVRNTPLTLIILFCSFGLSQTLGVTLADSASPTSIDDSDFRLAVLGFTIYTASFVCESVRSGVNTVPLGQAEAARSLGLTFSQNLRLILLPQAFRAVIVPLGSVLIALTKNTTIASAIGVGEAALLMKSMIENTAALIEVGVIFAIGFLVLTLPLGLLFGWLGRRWAVAR; encoded by the coding sequence TTGACCATGTTCAACGAGTATCGCGAACAGATCTTTTCGGCGTTCTGGGTCACTGTGGAGTTGAGCGTGCTATCGGCTGTTGGCGCGCTGATTCTCGGCACTGGGCTGGCAGCGATGCGGCTGGCGCCGGTGCCGGCGCTGAACTGGATCGGCGCGGTCTACGTCAACCTGGTCCGCAACACGCCGCTGACGCTGATCATCCTGTTCTGCTCGTTTGGCTTGTCTCAGACACTGGGTGTGACGCTGGCCGATTCGGCGTCGCCGACATCGATCGACGACAGCGACTTCCGGCTGGCGGTGCTCGGATTCACCATCTACACCGCATCATTCGTGTGCGAGTCGGTGCGGTCCGGCGTCAACACCGTGCCGCTGGGACAGGCAGAAGCAGCGCGGTCGCTGGGGTTGACGTTCAGCCAGAACCTGCGACTCATCTTGCTGCCGCAGGCTTTTCGTGCGGTCATCGTGCCGCTGGGCTCGGTGCTGATCGCCTTGACGAAGAACACCACGATCGCTTCGGCGATCGGGGTGGGTGAGGCGGCGCTGCTGATGAAATCGATGATCGAGAACACCGCAGCGCTGATCGAGGTGGGCGTCATCTTCGCGATCGGATTTCTCGTCCTGACGCTGCCGCTGGGACTGCTGTTCGGTTGGTTGGGCCGGCGTTGGGCGGTGGCGCGGTGA
- a CDS encoding amino acid ABC transporter permease encodes MTGASVLFDAPGPRGRLRNRMLSVATIVAAALLVWVVYHRLDAKGQFESAKWTPFLTVNLWKTYVLPGVRGTLMAAAWSIVLAVGLGVVLGVGRLSTVAAIRWPCVVVVEFFRAIPVLILMIFAYFCYAAYDVVPGRQLALAGVVTGLTLYNGAVIAEIVRAGVNTLPRGQSEAAAALGLRWTQTMRLVLLPQAITAMLPVLMSQLVVVLKDTAIGYQITFVEMVRQGTVVGSQYGNFLPALAVIAALMITVNMALSGVAFTIEQRLRRTRRPPLEAATIEPEGAPGAPVVQAAG; translated from the coding sequence GTGACTGGCGCGTCGGTGCTGTTCGACGCGCCGGGCCCGCGCGGACGGCTCCGCAACAGGATGCTCTCGGTGGCCACCATTGTGGCTGCGGCGCTGCTGGTTTGGGTGGTGTATCACCGACTGGACGCCAAGGGGCAGTTCGAATCCGCGAAGTGGACGCCGTTTCTGACGGTGAACCTCTGGAAAACGTATGTGCTGCCGGGGGTTCGGGGCACGCTGATGGCGGCGGCCTGGTCGATCGTACTGGCAGTGGGCCTCGGCGTCGTGCTGGGCGTGGGCAGGTTGTCGACGGTCGCTGCGATCCGATGGCCGTGCGTGGTCGTGGTGGAGTTCTTCCGCGCTATCCCGGTGCTGATCCTGATGATCTTCGCCTACTTTTGCTATGCGGCTTACGACGTCGTTCCGGGCCGGCAGCTGGCACTGGCCGGGGTGGTCACCGGGTTGACGCTGTACAACGGCGCGGTGATCGCCGAAATCGTGCGTGCCGGGGTGAATACGTTGCCGCGCGGCCAGTCTGAGGCGGCGGCGGCGCTCGGGTTGCGCTGGACCCAGACCATGCGCCTGGTGCTACTCCCCCAGGCCATCACCGCGATGCTACCGGTGCTGATGTCACAACTGGTGGTGGTGCTCAAGGACACCGCGATCGGGTACCAGATCACGTTTGTCGAGATGGTGCGCCAGGGCACGGTGGTCGGCTCGCAGTACGGCAATTTCCTTCCCGCGCTTGCTGTTATCGCTGCGTTGATGATCACGGTGAACATGGCGCTGTCGGGCGTCGCATTCACGATCGAACAACGACTGCGCCGCACACGCCGTCCGCCGCTGGAGGCCGCAACGATCGAGCCGGAGGGCGCGCCCGGCGCCCCAGTGGTACAGGCGGCAGGCTAG
- the recX gene encoding recombination regulator RecX: protein MTKSCPPPSTSDGAPAREEQARALCLRLLTARSRTRAELESQLAKRGYPDDVSTRVLDRLADVGLIDDVDFAEQWVHSRRTNAGKGKRALAAELRTKGVDNDVITAVLDGIKPAAERDRAEQLIRARLRRESLNNEDDDARATRRLVAMLARRGYSQSMAYDVVSTELAAERERRRV, encoded by the coding sequence ATGACGAAGTCCTGCCCGCCCCCGTCGACTTCTGACGGGGCGCCGGCTCGCGAGGAGCAGGCGCGGGCGCTATGCCTGCGCCTGCTCACCGCCCGGTCGCGCACCCGCGCAGAGCTCGAAAGCCAGCTCGCCAAACGGGGATACCCCGACGACGTCAGTACCCGCGTGCTGGACCGCCTGGCCGACGTCGGCCTGATCGACGACGTCGACTTCGCCGAACAATGGGTGCATTCCCGCCGGACAAACGCCGGGAAAGGTAAGCGGGCCTTGGCCGCTGAGCTACGAACCAAGGGCGTCGACAATGACGTGATCACCGCGGTGCTCGACGGCATCAAACCCGCCGCCGAGCGGGACCGGGCCGAGCAGCTGATAAGGGCCAGGTTGCGTCGGGAGTCGCTGAACAATGAGGACGACGATGCCCGGGCCACCCGCAGGCTGGTGGCGATGCTGGCGCGTCGCGGATACAGCCAGAGCATGGCCTACGACGTGGTCAGCACAGAGTTGGCCGCCGAACGGGAGCGTCGACGCGTCTAG